In Phalacrocorax aristotelis chromosome 25, bGulAri2.1, whole genome shotgun sequence, the following proteins share a genomic window:
- the LOC142048250 gene encoding scale keratin-like: MSCYDLCSTAVGGINRPQPLADSCNEPCVRQCPDSTTVIQPPPVVVTFPGPILSSFPQDSIVGSSGAPVLGGYGGSLGYGGLWGYGSSLGYGGLWGYGSSLGYGGLWGYGGSLGYRGLYGYGRPYGSAYCNPYSYWYNRYGRGSCGPC; the protein is encoded by the coding sequence ATGTCTTGCTACGACCTGTGCTCCACCGCCGTTGGTGGTATCAaccgcccccagcccctcgctgaCAGCTGCAATGAGCCATGCGTCCGCCAGTGCCCTGACTCCACGACTGTGATCCAGCCGCCCCCGGTTGTCGTCACCTtccccggccccatcctcagctccttccctcaGGATTCCATTGTGGGATCCTCTGGAGCACCCGTCCTTGGGGGCTATGGGGGCTCCCTGGGCTATGGGGGTCTGTGGGGCTATGGCTCCTCCCTGGGCTATGGGGGTCTGTGGGGCTATGGCTCCTCCCTGGGCTATGGGGGTCTGTGGGGCTATGGGGGCTCCCTGGGTTACAGGGGCCTCTATGGCTATGGTAGACCCTATGGTTCTGCCTATTGCAACCCTTACTCCTACTGGTACAACAGGTACGGCCGCGGCAGCTGCGGGCCCTGCTAA
- the LOC142048255 gene encoding scale keratin-like → MSCYDLCSTAVGGINRPQPLADSCNEPCIRQCPDSTTVIQPPPVVVTFPGPILSSFPQDSIVGSSGAPVLGGYGGSLGYGGLWGYGSSLGYGGLWGYGGSLGYRGLYGYGRPYGSAYCNPYSYWYNRYGRGSCGPC, encoded by the coding sequence ATGTCTTGCTACGACCTGTGCTCCACCGCCGTTGGTGGTATCAaccgcccccagcccctcgctgaCAGCTGCAATGAGCCGTGCATCCGCCAGTGCCCCGACTCCACGACTGTGATCCAGCCACCTCCAGTCGTCGTCACCTtccccggccccatcctcagctccttccctcaGGATTCCATTGTGGGATCCTCTGGAGCACCCGTCCTTGGGGGCTATGGGGGCTCCCTGGGCTATGGGGGTCTGTGGGGCTATGGCTCCTCCCTGGGCTATGGGGGTCTGTGGGGCTATGGGGGCTCCCTGGGTTACAGGGGCCTCTATGGCTATGGTAGACCCTATGGTTCTGCCTATTGCAACCCTTACTCCTACTGGTACAACAGGTACGGCCGCGGCAGCTGCGGGCCCTGCTAA
- the LOC142048278 gene encoding scale keratin-like, whose translation MSCYDLCPTTSSIACPQPIANSCNEPCVRQCPDSTALIQPPPVVVTFPGPILSSFPQQAVVGSSGAPAFGGSLGLGGLYGAGSLYGYGGSLGYGAQYGYGSSALSTLGSGYCSPYSSRRYSRFLRSSCGPC comes from the coding sequence ATGTCTTGCTACGACCTGTgccccaccaccagcagcatcgcctgcccccagcccatcgctaacagctgcaatgagccaTGTGTTCGCCAGTGCCCCGACTCCACAGCCCTGATCCAGCCACCCCCTGTCGTCGTGACCTtccccggccccatcctcagctccttcccgcAGCAAGCTGTGGTGGGCTCCTCCGGAGCACCGGCCTTTgggggctccctggggctggggggcctcTATGGCGCTGGGAGCCTCTATGGTTATGGGGGCTCTCTGGGATATGGGGCCCAGTACGGATACGGGAGTTCAGCCCTCTCCACGCTCGGCAGCGGGTACTGCAGCCCGTACTCCTCCCGCCGGTACAGCCGCTTCCTCCGCAGCAGCTGTGGGCCCTGCTAA